The Sporocytophaga myxococcoides genome includes a window with the following:
- a CDS encoding PQQ-dependent sugar dehydrogenase, whose translation MKKQFYFTLAILMSISALKSLAQAPTLELDKVLLSSNEMSQPWGMCFISADELLFTEKSGKLFRYVVSTDTKTQISGTPAVSTAGQGGLLDVAIHPNFTTNKYVYLSYSISGPGGSTLAIGRGVLNNNQLTGFTEIFRALPFKSGTNHYGSRIAFDKDNHLIFSSSERQEQDNAQLLENHLGKIIRLNDDGSVPSDNPFVGVNGAKPEIYSYGHRNVQGLVIHPETNKIYAHEHGPMGGDELNLVEAANNYGWPKITFGKNYNGTTITTDTAKEGMEQPIRYWVPSIAPCGLAIVNLQNQQANEVNFVLGALAGMQIQWVKIKDDKHVATYSFMKNYARFRDVEVSPDGKIYALTENPNSLILLKTNQVVTGLFERSSGNSGTVSLYPNPVTDIFTIDANDIKGKDEIAICNQQGKVLRSLNVSDNLFDEGKMKIDISDLPSGMYLIILRSKESSTTLKCRKL comes from the coding sequence ATGAAAAAACAGTTCTACTTTACATTAGCCATTTTAATGTCTATTTCGGCATTAAAATCTTTGGCACAGGCTCCTACTCTTGAGCTGGATAAAGTTCTTCTGTCCTCTAATGAAATGTCACAACCCTGGGGTATGTGTTTTATTTCAGCAGATGAACTACTGTTTACAGAGAAAAGCGGTAAACTCTTCAGATATGTTGTCTCTACGGATACCAAGACTCAGATCAGTGGGACTCCTGCGGTTTCAACTGCTGGCCAGGGAGGCTTACTGGATGTTGCCATTCATCCAAATTTCACCACAAATAAGTACGTTTACCTTTCGTATTCCATTTCAGGACCTGGAGGTTCCACGCTTGCGATCGGAAGAGGTGTGCTAAACAATAATCAGCTAACAGGCTTTACTGAAATATTCAGAGCTTTGCCTTTTAAGAGTGGTACAAATCACTATGGTAGCCGCATCGCTTTTGACAAAGATAATCACCTTATTTTTTCCTCAAGTGAAAGGCAGGAACAGGATAATGCACAATTACTCGAAAATCATTTGGGAAAAATTATACGTCTGAATGATGATGGTTCCGTTCCAAGTGACAATCCATTTGTAGGAGTTAATGGTGCAAAGCCTGAAATATACAGCTATGGCCACAGGAATGTTCAAGGGCTGGTTATTCATCCGGAAACAAATAAGATCTATGCACATGAACATGGCCCGATGGGAGGAGATGAACTCAACTTGGTTGAGGCTGCTAACAACTATGGTTGGCCTAAAATAACATTTGGTAAGAACTATAACGGAACTACTATTACCACTGATACGGCAAAAGAAGGAATGGAACAACCCATCAGATATTGGGTTCCTTCAATAGCCCCTTGCGGTTTGGCCATTGTTAATCTGCAGAATCAGCAAGCCAATGAGGTGAATTTTGTTTTAGGAGCTCTTGCAGGAATGCAAATACAATGGGTGAAGATCAAGGATGATAAACATGTAGCTACTTATTCATTCATGAAGAATTATGCAAGATTCAGAGATGTTGAGGTATCTCCTGATGGCAAAATTTATGCACTGACAGAAAATCCGAACAGTCTGATTCTTTTAAAAACCAATCAGGTAGTAACAGGCCTGTTTGAAAGATCATCAGGTAATAGTGGCACCGTAAGTTTATATCCTAATCCTGTCACTGATATTTTTACAATTGATGCCAATGATATAAAAGGAAAGGATGAAATCGCCATTTGCAATCAGCAAGGTAAAGTGCTTCGTTCATTGAATGTGTCAGATAATTTATTTGATGAAGGTAAGATGAAAATAGATATCAGTGATCTGCCTTCAGGTATGTATCTTATCATACTAAGATCAAAAGAAAGTAGCACCACGTTAAAATGCCGTAAATTATAA
- a CDS encoding glycosyltransferase yields the protein MQSENFIEGTKGKTSIVVPVYADWNSLSKCIDSLILFAGDENVYLINDNGPEADSLEEKIKNKIKDKLNFKYYRNEQNLGFIKTCNRAVFELDNTANDILLLNSDTEVTEGFLEELRSVLYLNEKHAACCPRSNNASLLSIPLFFKGDRSAIADESFELFSKLKTMLPKFSIIPTGVGFCMLIKRSIINNFGLFDEIYGKGYNEENDFCMRINEYGFTTVMANHAFVYHHESKSFGKSQRESLDKTNYKILKNRYPYYSSIVDQYFKHEIHVADNFSALFSSKLHNKSKILFCVPHLNKSVNGTVNYALNLLENFYNLFSHKFEIHVLTLPQLSEIYGLGKKYPDVVFPDTVQDKYDLAIMPSQIFNFHLLNLINKVALRMVITFQDIIATRCNYIVHKDFFSKNVFELSLKHSDGIIFISETTKSDTEAFFGTPYNFVLPTNKIIYHGTKNKSDQSAEVKNNAGESYALIVGNSFKHKAVNETIKVLSELEGFKAVAIGGANKQHGNFITEYKSGTLSEEKFKSLYKNCNYIIYPSFYEGFGLPLIEALQERKNIFINDTSVNRELSNGLLKEYKQYLHFFSDFKHLKELLSARPDPKWDSGDFKFRTWNDVAQETGEFLEQILNTPIQIEKLNKRWKELTSLAIMLESPVTNSSAKKKRLKKIKSKIKRFFSKLV from the coding sequence CAATCTGAAAATTTCATAGAAGGCACTAAAGGAAAAACTTCTATTGTCGTTCCTGTATATGCAGACTGGAATAGTTTGTCCAAATGTATTGATTCACTTATTCTTTTTGCAGGTGATGAAAATGTATACCTAATTAATGATAATGGTCCTGAAGCCGATTCCCTTGAGGAAAAGATCAAAAACAAGATCAAAGATAAACTCAATTTCAAGTACTATAGAAATGAGCAAAATCTGGGCTTCATAAAAACCTGTAACAGGGCGGTTTTTGAACTGGATAATACCGCAAACGATATCCTTTTATTGAACAGTGATACAGAAGTTACAGAGGGCTTTCTGGAAGAATTAAGATCTGTATTATACCTGAATGAAAAACATGCTGCATGTTGCCCAAGAAGTAATAATGCCAGTTTACTGAGCATTCCTTTATTTTTTAAAGGTGACAGAAGCGCAATTGCCGATGAGAGTTTTGAACTATTTTCAAAACTTAAAACAATGCTTCCAAAATTCTCTATTATTCCAACCGGTGTTGGCTTCTGCATGCTTATCAAGCGAAGTATCATCAATAACTTCGGCCTTTTTGACGAGATCTATGGCAAAGGCTACAATGAGGAAAATGACTTCTGCATGAGAATTAACGAATATGGATTTACTACGGTAATGGCGAACCATGCATTCGTTTACCATCACGAATCCAAAAGCTTTGGGAAATCACAGAGAGAGAGCCTTGACAAAACAAACTATAAAATACTAAAGAATAGATACCCTTACTACTCCAGTATCGTTGATCAATACTTTAAACACGAAATTCATGTGGCTGATAATTTTTCTGCATTATTCAGCAGTAAATTGCACAACAAGTCAAAAATCTTATTCTGTGTACCCCACCTAAACAAAAGTGTTAACGGGACGGTCAACTATGCATTGAACCTGCTGGAAAATTTTTATAATCTCTTCTCTCACAAATTTGAAATACACGTTCTTACTTTACCTCAGCTTTCCGAGATATATGGATTGGGTAAGAAATATCCGGATGTTGTATTTCCAGACACTGTTCAGGACAAATATGACCTGGCAATAATGCCTTCACAGATTTTCAATTTTCACCTTTTAAATCTGATTAACAAGGTAGCATTACGAATGGTAATTACCTTTCAGGATATAATAGCTACACGTTGTAACTATATAGTGCATAAGGATTTTTTCAGCAAGAACGTTTTTGAATTATCCCTTAAACATTCAGATGGAATAATTTTCATCAGTGAAACGACAAAGTCAGATACAGAAGCTTTCTTTGGTACACCTTACAATTTTGTGCTACCCACCAATAAAATTATATATCATGGGACCAAAAACAAATCTGACCAATCTGCTGAGGTGAAGAATAATGCTGGTGAAAGCTACGCCTTGATTGTTGGGAACAGTTTTAAACATAAAGCAGTAAATGAAACAATCAAAGTATTGTCAGAACTGGAAGGTTTCAAGGCTGTCGCAATCGGAGGAGCCAATAAACAGCATGGAAATTTTATTACGGAATATAAGAGCGGAACTCTAAGTGAAGAAAAATTTAAATCTTTATATAAAAACTGTAATTACATTATTTATCCAAGCTTCTATGAAGGATTCGGCTTGCCTCTTATAGAGGCATTACAAGAACGGAAAAATATTTTCATCAATGATACCAGCGTAAATCGTGAGCTTTCAAATGGATTGCTAAAAGAATACAAACAATACCTTCACTTCTTCTCTGACTTCAAACATCTCAAGGAATTGCTATCAGCAAGGCCAGACCCTAAATGGGATAGTGGAGATTTCAAATTCAGAACATGGAATGATGTTGCTCAGGAAACAGGAGAATTCTTAGAACAAATTCTGAATACACCCATCCAGATTGAAAAACTTAATAAACGATGGAAAGAGTTGACATCTTTAGCTATAATGCTGGAATCACCCGTCACTAATAGCTCAGCCAAGAAGAAAAGACTTAAGAAAATCAAGAGTAAGATTAAAAGGTTCTTTTCAAAACTTGTTTAA